The nucleotide sequence TCGTAGATAGACTGTCCAATTAAATTTTTCTCGGAGATGGCCAGAATTTCACGGGCTGCCGTGTTGAAAACAGAAATTTCTCCTTTTAAATCGATGGCTACTACCCCTTCATATGCATGGTTAAGAATGGTCTGGTAGCGTTCAGCTTTTTCCTGCTCCCTCAAACTGACGAGTGCCAGCCTCTTTGCCTCAATTAAAGCCTGCCGGAAGGACTCCTTTCCTGTCTCTACAATAGCGGCCCCCAAACCAATGGCTTCTGCATATTCAGTAGTGCTCAATCCGCTCACTACGATCTCACAGCCTTCATTGACAGCTAAGTCTACTAAACTCGCTGATTTTTCTATGTCTTCCAAAATATAAGACTGAATCGGCAAGTCAACGATATCCGCCAGATTTTCCACTCCGTAAATCATATTAAGAGCACCGATCACAGCCACTTTCTTTCTCCCGAAGCGTGCCTTGCAGTCGGACAAACAGCGAATCAAGTCGATCCCTTGCACTGGAATGTCCACAATTGGCATAAATTCATTATGTTCTTTTAAAAGCTTTGTCATTAATCCCCTTGATATGATAACATCAGCATCCAATTCTAATTCTGCAATCTTGTGGGCAGCCACTACTACCTCTTCCAGCTCAATTTCTGCCATTTTCCCATGTTGATTTTCTCTTTCCTCCAGCTGGTTAAATTCCTCAAATCGCTCAAATGCCTCTTTAATGTAGCCTTTACGCGGAACAACCAGTTTTATTTTAATCAAAATACTCACCCCTAAAAAAGCTTCGCGCAGGCACACTACAAGGCCTGCGCGAAACTGTTTATTTTTGTAACAGCAAAGCAAGCAGTCCTTATCGCTTTGCTGCCTGTTTAGCAAGCGGAAATGTAATACAAAAACCACTGGCTAGTAAAACAGCTAGCATTTCAAATGCCAGCACGTAATTCTCTGTTTTCATAAGCAACACGGCAATTATCGGCCCGATCGTTGATCCGATAAATAAAAAGAAGGAATATAATGACATGGCCGCTGC is from Bacillus sp. PK3_68 and encodes:
- a CDS encoding PrpR N-terminal domain-containing protein; translation: MIKIKLVVPRKGYIKEAFERFEEFNQLEERENQHGKMAEIELEEVVVAAHKIAELELDADVIISRGLMTKLLKEHNEFMPIVDIPVQGIDLIRCLSDCKARFGRKKVAVIGALNMIYGVENLADIVDLPIQSYILEDIEKSASLVDLAVNEGCEIVVSGLSTTEYAEAIGLGAAIVETGKESFRQALIEAKRLALVSLREQEKAERYQTILNHAYEGVVAIDLKGEISVFNTAAREILAISEKNLIGQSIYEVLQKGKFRDLLLNEGDYHEEIVSYQSVQLSVKKVGNFLKGKKVGNMIAFQDVTGIQEMEGKIRKKFIPVDT